In Triticum urartu cultivar G1812 chromosome 6, Tu2.1, whole genome shotgun sequence, the following proteins share a genomic window:
- the LOC125515519 gene encoding 2-isopropylmalate synthase 2, chloroplastic-like isoform X1 gives MSTAATTFGSPNLAPASHSFSSCRLLSHGFTVAANRRVSRASARASPAAPRRRPEYVPSRIDDPNYIRIFDTTLRDGEQSPGATMTSAEKLVVARQLALLGVDVIDAGFPASSPDDFRAVRSIAIEVGNTPVGGHIPVIGGLARCNKRDIDAAWDAVKHARRPRINTFIATSEIHMQHKLRKTPEQVVAIAREMVAYARALGCPDVEFCPEDSGRSNKEFLYHILEEVIQAGATTITIADTVGSNLPVEYGKLIADIKANTHGIDNAIISTHCHNDLGLATANTLAGAYAGARQLEVTINGIGERAGNAALEEVVMALKCRPELLDGMYTGINTHHITMTSKMVQEYSGLHVQPHKAIVGANAFAHESGIHQDGMLKYKGTYEIISPDDIGLTRANDSGIVLGKLSGRHAVRSVLVELGYEISDNEFEDFFKRYKEVAEKKKRINDKDIKALLSDEIFKPKLNPSVGSNNMPGGASGHVLGSLETAHGTSTSQQQ, from the exons ATGAGCACCGCGGCAACCACCTTCGGCTCCCCCAACCTCGCACCAGCGTCCCACTCCTTCTCCTCCTGCCGCCTCCTCTCTCATGGCTTCACCGTCGCTGCAAACCGTCGGGTCTCCCGCGCGTCCGCCCGGGCCTCCCCTGCGGCGCCGCGCCGGCGGCCCGAGTACGTCCCCAGCCGCATCGACGACCCCAACTACATCCGCATCTTCGACACCACGCTCCGCGACGGCGAGCAGTCCCCGGGGGCCACCATGACCAGCGCCGAGAAGCTCGTCGTCGCGCGCCAGCTCGCGCTCCTCGGCGTCGACGTCATCGACGCGGGCTTCCCGGCCTCCTCACCGGACGACTTCCGCGCCGTGCGCTCCATCGCCATCGAGGTTGGGAACACGCCCGTCGGCGGCCACATCCCCGTGATCGGCGGCCTCGCCCGGTGCAACAAGAGGGACATCGATGCTGCGTGGGATGCCGTGAAGCACGCCCGGCGCCCCCGCATCAACACCTTCATCGCCACGAGCGAGATCCACATGCAGCACAAGCTGCGGAAGACGCCCGAGCAGGTGGTGGCCATCGCCAGGGAGATGGTGGCCTACGCGCGCGCTCTTGGATGCCCCGATGTAGAGTTCTGCCCCGAAGACTCCGGCAG GTCAAATAAAGAGTTCCTTTATCATATTCTAGAGGAAGTCATACAAGCTGGAGCAACAACCATCACCATTGCGGATACTGTTGGGTCTAATCTTCCTGTTGAATACGGCAAATTAATTGCTGACATAAAAGCTAATACTCATGGGATTGATAATGCCATTATTTCTACTCATTGCCATAATGACCTTGGCCTTGCAACTGCCAACACATTGGCG GGTGCATATGCGGGAGCACGGCAGTTAGAGGTTACTATTAATGGTATCGGTGAAAGAGCTGGAAATGCTGCGTTGGAGGAG GTTGTCATGGCACTTAAATGTCGCCCGGAACTCTTAGATGGCATGTATACTGGAATTAATACCCACCATATTACTATGACAAGCAAAATG GTACAAGAGTACAGTGGACTTCACGTACAACCTCATAAAGCTATTGTTGGTGCCAATGCCTTTGCTCATGAAAGTGGAATTCATCAG GATGGGATGCTTAAATACAAAGGAACTTATGAAATAATATCACCTGACGATATTGGTTTAACACGTGCCAACGACTCCGGTATTGTTCTTGGGAAGCTGAG TGGAAGGCATGCTGTTAGATCTGTACTAGTGGAG CTTGGATATGAGATCAGTGACAACGAATTTGAGGATTTTTTTAAACGCTACAAAGAGGTTGCGGAGAAGAAAAAG CGTATAAATGACAAAGACATCAAAGCATTACTATCTGATGAGATATTTAAGCCCAAG CTCAATCCGAGTGTTGGATCAAACAATATGCCAGGAGGTGCGTCTGGCCATGTTCTTGGAAGTCTGGAGACGGCTCATGGCACTTCGACCTCTCAACAACAGTAA
- the LOC125516513 gene encoding 4'-phosphopantetheinyl transferase HetI-like, with protein MGHMACREGDECGLDTDCKIDPRSFVFKYNKFRKPEILWPSDDTVELPLHFNISHTSSLIACGIAMDANIGIDIEEKKRKKTKSILSLARRFFTPSETDYLAEISDSYAQEKEFFKLWTLKEAYVKALGLGLSSAPLNGFSIKLETSKGIRVSKASKVCDDSNSRCDHLSENWLFALAELNSSHYMAVCMEDDSRCQGPENSPALVGLKVWKTIPFVEDTLVSGTEAVKRIA; from the exons ATGGGGCACATGGCGTGCAGAGAAGGTGATGAATGCGG ACTAGATACAGATTGTAAAATCGATCCGAGGTCATTTGTGTTTAAGTACAACAAATTTCGCAAACCTGAG ATATTGTGGCCATCTGATGATACTGTGGAGCTACCCTTGCATTTCAACATTTCACACACTAGTTCTTTGATTGCCTGTGGCATTGCCATGGATGCTAAT ATTGGCATCGATATTGAAGAAAAGAAGCGGAAGAAAACCAAGAGTATTTTATCTCTTGCTCGTCGTTTTTTTACCCCTTCGGAAACTGATTATCTCGCTGAGATTTCTGATTCGTATGCTCAGGAAAAGGAATTCTTCAAACTATGGACTCTTAAA GAAGCATATGTAAAGGCTCTTGGATTGGGTTTGTCAAGCGCTCCACTCAATGGATTTTCAATCAAGTTGGAAACAAGCAAGGGAATTCGGGTTTCTAAG GCATCAAAAGTATGTGACGATTCTAACTCTAGGTGTGATCATTTGTCTGAGAATTGGCTATTTGCACTCGCAGAGCTAAATAGTTCTCATTACATGGCAGTTTGTATGGAGGATGACTCCAGATGTCAAG GTCCTGAAAATAGTCCAGCGCTAGTAGGATTAAAAGTATGGAAGACTATACCATTTGTAGAAGACACACTTGTCTCTGGAACAGAAGCTGTAAAACGTATTGCTTGA
- the LOC125515519 gene encoding 2-isopropylmalate synthase 2, chloroplastic-like isoform X2: MSTAATTFGSPNLAPASHSFSSCRLLSHGFTVAANRRVSRASARASPAAPRRRPEYVPSRIDDPNYIRIFDTTLRDGEQSPGATMTSAEKLVVARQLALLGVDVIDAGFPASSPDDFRAVRSIAIEVGNTPVGGHIPVIGGLARCNKRDIDAAWDAVKHARRPRINTFIATSEIHMQHKLRKTPEQVVAIAREMVAYARALGCPDVEFCPEDSGRSNKEFLYHILEEVIQAGATTITIADTVGSNLPVEYGKLIADIKANTHGIDNAIISTHCHNDLGLATANTLAGAYAGARQLEVTINGIGERAGNAALEEVVMALKCRPELLDGMYTGINTHHITMTSKMVQEYSGLHVQPHKAIVGANAFAHESGIHQDGMLKYKGTYEIISPDDIGLTRANDSGIVLGKLSGRHAVRSVLVELGYEISDNEFEDFFKRYKEVAEKKKLNPSVGSNNMPGGASGHVLGSLETAHGTSTSQQQ, encoded by the exons ATGAGCACCGCGGCAACCACCTTCGGCTCCCCCAACCTCGCACCAGCGTCCCACTCCTTCTCCTCCTGCCGCCTCCTCTCTCATGGCTTCACCGTCGCTGCAAACCGTCGGGTCTCCCGCGCGTCCGCCCGGGCCTCCCCTGCGGCGCCGCGCCGGCGGCCCGAGTACGTCCCCAGCCGCATCGACGACCCCAACTACATCCGCATCTTCGACACCACGCTCCGCGACGGCGAGCAGTCCCCGGGGGCCACCATGACCAGCGCCGAGAAGCTCGTCGTCGCGCGCCAGCTCGCGCTCCTCGGCGTCGACGTCATCGACGCGGGCTTCCCGGCCTCCTCACCGGACGACTTCCGCGCCGTGCGCTCCATCGCCATCGAGGTTGGGAACACGCCCGTCGGCGGCCACATCCCCGTGATCGGCGGCCTCGCCCGGTGCAACAAGAGGGACATCGATGCTGCGTGGGATGCCGTGAAGCACGCCCGGCGCCCCCGCATCAACACCTTCATCGCCACGAGCGAGATCCACATGCAGCACAAGCTGCGGAAGACGCCCGAGCAGGTGGTGGCCATCGCCAGGGAGATGGTGGCCTACGCGCGCGCTCTTGGATGCCCCGATGTAGAGTTCTGCCCCGAAGACTCCGGCAG GTCAAATAAAGAGTTCCTTTATCATATTCTAGAGGAAGTCATACAAGCTGGAGCAACAACCATCACCATTGCGGATACTGTTGGGTCTAATCTTCCTGTTGAATACGGCAAATTAATTGCTGACATAAAAGCTAATACTCATGGGATTGATAATGCCATTATTTCTACTCATTGCCATAATGACCTTGGCCTTGCAACTGCCAACACATTGGCG GGTGCATATGCGGGAGCACGGCAGTTAGAGGTTACTATTAATGGTATCGGTGAAAGAGCTGGAAATGCTGCGTTGGAGGAG GTTGTCATGGCACTTAAATGTCGCCCGGAACTCTTAGATGGCATGTATACTGGAATTAATACCCACCATATTACTATGACAAGCAAAATG GTACAAGAGTACAGTGGACTTCACGTACAACCTCATAAAGCTATTGTTGGTGCCAATGCCTTTGCTCATGAAAGTGGAATTCATCAG GATGGGATGCTTAAATACAAAGGAACTTATGAAATAATATCACCTGACGATATTGGTTTAACACGTGCCAACGACTCCGGTATTGTTCTTGGGAAGCTGAG TGGAAGGCATGCTGTTAGATCTGTACTAGTGGAG CTTGGATATGAGATCAGTGACAACGAATTTGAGGATTTTTTTAAACGCTACAAAGAGGTTGCGGAGAAGAAAAAG CTCAATCCGAGTGTTGGATCAAACAATATGCCAGGAGGTGCGTCTGGCCATGTTCTTGGAAGTCTGGAGACGGCTCATGGCACTTCGACCTCTCAACAACAGTAA
- the LOC125515689 gene encoding tryptophan aminotransferase-related protein 1-like, with translation MHAFVSCHMHRLIPSVAPAAINAATPRSVVGVADDSQRLSQRSNKAVVTARAAVPNRGGRAVSGDVMVEGSRSDNGSLARTTDGERSQQRPWTPPELAVAPDAVINLELGDPTMYEAFWKEAGERTAVVIPGWRGMSYFSDAGGLCWFLEPEFEREVRRLHRLVGNAAVDGYHLVVGTGATQLSQAAIYALSPADANHPIGVVSPAPYYSAYAPQTDLLLSGFYRWAGDANAMGGDSHIELVCSPNNPDGAIREAVLSSKPGKAIHDLVYYWPQYTPITGTAAHDIMLFTMSKITGHAGTRLGWALVKDLEVAKKMTYFVDRSTIGVSRDSQLRAAKILTLVSDAYDDDKDTRRLFDFAQRCMADRWQALRATVASTGMFSLPEETSGYCTFTKQIVPAYPAFAWLRCEKESVENCRELLRGHGVLAQGGELFGGDARCVRVNMLERDGVFDVLVQRLSSIE, from the exons ATGCACGCTTTCGTGTCGTGCCACATGCATCGTCTCATCCCGTCCGTTGCCCCGGCGGCGATAAACGCAGCGACCCCCAGGTCGGTCGTCGGCGTCGCCGATGATAGCCAGCGGCTGAGCCAAAGGAGCAATAAGGCAGTGGTTACTGCGCGCGCGGCGGTACCCAACCGGGGCGGGAGAGCTGTGAGCGGCGACGTCATGGTGGAAGGGAGTCGGTCCGACAACGGCTCTCTGGCAAGAACAACTGACGGCGAGCGGTCGCAGCAGCGGCCCTGGACGCCGCCGGAGCTAGCCGTCGCTCCGGACGCCGTCATCAACCTAGAGCT CGGCGACCCGACCATGTACGAGGCGTTCTGGAAGGAGGCCGGGGAGCGCACTGCGGTCGTGATCCCCGGGTGGCGGGGGATGAGCTACTTCTCCGACGCCGGGGGGCTCTGCTGGTTCCTCGAGCCGGAATTCGAGCGCGAGGTGCGCCGCCTCCATCGCCTCGTCGGCAACGCAGCGGTCGATGGCTACCACCTCGTGGTCGGTACTGGTGCCACCCAGCTATCCCAGGCGGCCATTTACGCGCTGTCTCCCGCCGACGCCAACCATCCCATCGGCGTCGTATCGCCGGCGCCGTACTATTCG GCGTATGCGCCACAGACGGACCTCCTGCTCTCGGGGTTCTACCGCTGGGCCGGCGACGCCAACGCCATGGGCGGTGACAGCCACATCGAGCTGGTCTGCTCACCAAACAACCCCGACGGCGCCATCCGTGAGGCCGTCCTGAGCTCCAAGCCTGGCAAGGCGATCCACGACCTCGTGTACTACTGGCCGCAGTACACGCCCATCACCGGCACGGCAGCCCACGACATCATGCTCTTCACCATGTCCAAGATCACTGGCCACGCCGGCACGAGACTCGG GTGGGCGCTAGTGAAGGACCTGGAGGTGGCGAAGAAGATGACTTACTTTGTCGACCGGAGCACCATCGGCGTGTCTAGGGACTCACAGCTCCGTGCCGCCAAGATCCTCACCTTGGTCTCTGACGCCTACGATGACGACAAGGACACAAGGCGGCTCTTTGACTTCGCGCAGCGGTGCATGGCAGACCGATGGCAGGCTCTACGCGCCACCGTGGCGTCCACCGGCATGTTCAGCCTTCCGGAGGAGACATCGGGCTACTGCACCTTCACAAAGCAAATCGTGCCAGCTTACCCTG CGTTTGCGTGGTTGCGCTGCGAGAAGGAAAGCGTGGAAAACTGTAGGGAGCTCCTGCGTGGTCATGGCGTCCTGGCACAGGGCGGCGAGCTGTTCGGGGGAGACGCAAGGTGCGTTAGAGTCAACATGCTGGAGAGGGATGGAGTGTTCGATGTACTCGTACAACGTCTCTCCTCTATTGAATGA